The region AGATGCTGGAAGGCATGAGTCCTTTGCGTGTTCTCTTGATAGGAAGAGTTTAGAAGATATAACAAACAAAGATTGGAATGAGTGGATTCAAGATTATATTGATTATAATGATAAACTTGAAAAAGAATTAGCAAAACTTAGCCCTGAAGAGATTATAAAGACATACTTTAAAGCTTTAGATTCCCATGATGTAAAAATAGCAAAGGTATGTCTTTCCAGAACACAGTCAAATGTAGGTGGAGATTTATCTGCTAATATGAGCAATAGAGAACTTTATAATAAGAAGGATTATGATTATATAGATAATATTTTAACTTTAGACTTAGAAAATACTCTTAACGAAACTTTTGTAGATAAAGTTGATTAAATCTCATATATGGATAAAAAC is a window of Anaerosalibacter sp. Marseille-P3206 DNA encoding:
- a CDS encoding DUF4830 domain-containing protein, coding for MVCPIKIYWAYNNELSKSIGLDFSNYLGNTVEAEIYRLREPLPEYMKPRINARGIVIKKDEKIIGAYIDAGRHESFACSLDRKSLEDITNKDWNEWIQDYIDYNDKLEKELAKLSPEEIIKTYFKALDSHDVKIAKVCLSRTQSNVGGDLSANMSNRELYNKKDYDYIDNILTLDLENTLNETFVDKVD